A portion of the Acanthopagrus latus isolate v.2019 chromosome 21, fAcaLat1.1, whole genome shotgun sequence genome contains these proteins:
- the LOC119011445 gene encoding histamine H3 receptor-like isoform X2 produces the protein MMVCPPPPKSTNKQARAFCIPVYIPYILTGRWTLGRGLCKLWLVMDYLLCSASVFNIVLISYDRFLSVTRAVSYRARQSMTHQAIIKMIAVWVLAFVLYGPAIIFWELVVGRSRVPKDECFAEFYYSWYFLLSASMLEFFSPFISVAFFNLSIYLSIRRRRRHNREAQLHLQLSEPASAQGEGIPLSHNWGLGMKLAVRGSIHSQTSSPSLGKLDPSTSRSAQPSRLSRDKKIAKSLAIIVCVFAICWAPYTLLMIIRAACRGRCIQHHWYEVTFWLLWLNSAINPFLYPLCHSSFRRAFSKILCPRRHTTPPSSVLRAGQ, from the exons GGGCTTTCTGCATCCCAGTCTACATCCCTTACATCCTCACAGGCAGGTGGACTCTGGGCCGAGGGCTGTGTAAGCTGTGGCTGGTCATGGACtacctgctctgctctgcgTCTGTCTTCAATATCGTCCTCATCAGCTACGACCGCTTCCTGTCAGTCACCAGAGCG GTAAGTTACCGTGCCAGACAGAGCATGACTCATCAAGCCATAATCAAGATGATTGCTGTCTGGGTGCTGGCCTTTGTCCTGTATGGCCCGGCGATCATATTCTGGGAGCTGGTGGTGGGCAGGAGCCGCGTGCCAAAGGATGAGTGCTTCGCGGAGTTCTATTACTCCTGGTACTTCCTGCTGAGTGCCTCCATGCTGgagtttttctctcctttcatctcgGTGGCTTTCTTCAACCTCAGCATTTACCTCAGCATACGCAGGAGGAGGCGCCACAACAGGGAGGCCCAGCTCCACCTTCAGCTGAGCGAGCCTGCCTCTGCGCAGGGGGAAGGCATCCCCCTGTCCCACAACTGGGGGTTAGGGATGAAACTGGCTGTAAGAGGCTCCATCCACTCCCAGACCTCCTCTCCCAGTCTGGGCAAACTAGATCCCTCAACCAGCAGGTCTGCCCAGCCTAGCCGTCTGTCCAGGGATAAGAAAATTGCTAAGTCCCTGGCCatcatagtgtgtgtgtttgccatctGCTGGGCACCGTACACCCTACTGATGATCATCCGTGCTGCCTGCAGAGGGCGGTGCATCCAGCATCACTGGTACGAGGTCACCTTCTGGCTCCTGTGGCTCAACTCTGCTATTAACCCATTCCTGTACCCACTTTGCCACAGTAGCTTCCGCCGGGCCTTCAGCAAGATTCTCTGCCCGCGGCGACATACGACTCCCCCGTCATCTGTGCTCCGTGCTGGCCAGTGA